One Mangifera indica cultivar Alphonso chromosome 4, CATAS_Mindica_2.1, whole genome shotgun sequence genomic region harbors:
- the LOC123212790 gene encoding pentatricopeptide repeat-containing protein At5g39710: MPFPNLQIYRSFSRLSSPNDALLADKALTFLRRHPYQLNSLSSDFTSEAALNLLLRIQSDQTLTLKFLKWAQPHPFFTPKLKCLTLHILTKFKLYNSAKTLAQSLAVSLTNDEGSIVFSCLKDTYHLCDSSSSSAVFDLVVKSYSSLNMIDKALNVVNLAKLNGFMPGVLSYNAILDSIIRTRGNNWVKFAEKVYDEMIRSKISPNVFTYNILIRGFCVEGNLDMGLRFFSQMEKNGCLPNVVTYNTLIDGYCKSRRIDDAYKLLRTLSLKGIEPNLISYNVIINGLCKGGRLKETSEVLKEISRKGFVPDEVTYNTLVDGYCKEGDFHQALVLHAEMVGNGLRPNVVTYTALIDSMCKAGNLNRAMEFFDQMRVRGLHPNERTYTTLINGFSQQGFLNEAHRLLIEMTENGFVPSIVTYNALINGHCIVGRIEEALGVIQVMVEKGLTPDVVSYCTIISGFCRNQELDKAFEMKQWMVEKGVPLDAVTYSTLIRGLCDKGRLIEACDLFQEMLNSGLSPDEITYTTLINAYCTEGDISMAFHLHDEMIQKGFLPDVVTYSVLINGLNKRTRTKEAKKLLLKSFYDESVPTDVTYNTLIENCSNIGFKSVMALLKGFCMKGLMNEADQVFESMIQRNHKPNEAVYNIIIHGHSGSGNVQKGYELYKEMVQYGFVAHTVTIIALAKALFMAGMNEELSLVVGHTLRSCRLTDAELAKALVEINHKEGNMDAVLNVLTEMAKDGLLPNSGRSTNHGI; this comes from the coding sequence ATGCCCTTCCCAAACCTTCAAATTTACCGTTCATTTTCCCGGCTCTCGTCACCCAACGACGCTCTCTTAGCAGACAAAGCACTAACGTTCCTTAGACGTCACCCCTACCAGCTAAACTCTCTATCTTCCGATTTCACCTCTGAAGCTGCATTGAATTTACTCCTAAGGATTCAGTCCGaccaaaccctaaccctaaaatTCCTGAAATGGGCTCAACCCCATCCCTTCTTCACCCCCAAATTGAAATGCCTAACCCTCCACATTTTAACCAAATTCAAGCTCTACAATTCCGCCAAAACTCTGGCCCAGAGTCTCGCTGTCAGTTTAACCAACGATGAAGGCAGTATCGTCTTTTCGTGCCTGAAAGACACGTACCACCTCTGCgactcgagctcaagctcggcggTTTTTGATTTAGTGGTAAAATCTTATTCTAGTTTAAACATGATTGATAAAGCTTTAAACGTTGTTAATTTAGCAAAGTTAAATGGTTTTATGCCTGGTGTTTTGTCTTATAACGCAATTTTGGATTCAATAATTAGGACTAGAGGTAATAATTGGGTTAAATTTGCTGAGAAGGTGTATGATGAAATGATTAGAAGTAAAATTTCACCAAATGTGTTTACTTACAATATATTGATAAGGGGATTTTGTGTGGAGGGGAATTTGGACATGGGGTTGCGGTTCTTTAGTCAAATGGAGAAGAATGGGTGTTTACCTAATGTGGTTACTTATAATACTTTGATTGATGGATATTGTAAATCGAGGAGAATTGATGACGCTTATAAGTTGCTCAGAACGTTGTCTCTGAAAGGTATTGAGCCaaatttgatttcttataaTGTGATCATTAATGGGTTGTGTAAAGGAGGGAGGCTAAAGGAAACGAGTGAGGTTTTAAAGGAGATTAGTAGGAAGGGGTTTGTTCCAGATGAGGTGACTTATAATACACTGGTGGATGGATACTGTAAGGAGGGGGACTTTCATCAAGCACTTGTTTTGCATGCAGAGATGGTGGGGAATGGGTTGCGTCCCAATGTGGTTACTTATACGGCATTGATTGATAGTATGTGTAAGGCAGGAAATCTGAATAGGGCAATGGAATTTTTTGATCAGATGCGTGTTAGAGGGCTTCATCCAAATGAGAGGACATATACAACATTGATCAATGGGTTTTCACAGCAGGGGTTCTTGAATGAAGCTCACCGGCTCCTGATTGAAATGACTGAGAATGGTTTTGTGCCTTCAATAGTGACTTACAATGCTCTTATAAATGGACATTGTATAGTGGGAAGGATTGAAGAGGCTCTTGGAGTGATTCAGGTTATGGTTGAGAAAGGGTTGACACCAGATGTTGTAAGTTACTGTACAATTATATCTGGATTTTGCAGAAACCAGGAATTGGACAAGGCATTTGAAATGAAGCAGTGGATGGTTGAGAAGGGTGTTCCACTGGATGCTGTTACTTACTCTACACTCATTCGAGGTCTGTGTGATAAAGGGAGACTGATAGAAGCTTGTGACCTTTTCCAAGAGATGTTGAATAGTGGTCTGTCCCCTGATGAAATTACCTATACAACATTGATCAATGCTTATTGCACGGAAGGAGATATAAGTATGGCTTTTCATTTGCATGATGAAATGATTCAGAAAGGCTTCCTTCCAGATGTTGTTACCTACAGTGTGCTTATCAATGGACTTAATAAACGAACTCGGACTAAAGAAGCAAAGAAGCTTCTGCTCAAGTCGTTCTATGATGAATCTGTCCCAACTGATGTTACTTATAATACTCTGATAGAGAATTGTAGTAATATTGGATTCAAAAGTGTGATGGCTCTTTTAAAGGGATTCTGTATGAAAGGTTTGATGAACGAAGCTGATCAAGTTTTTGAATCAATGATTCAGAGGAACCACAAGCCTAATGAAGCGgtttataacattattattcaTGGTCATAGTGGCAGTGGAAATGTACAGAAGGGATATGAACTGTACAAGGAAATGGTGCAGTATGGTTTTGTTGCTCATACTGTGACAATTATTGCTCTAGCGAAAGCTTTATTCATGGCAGGTATGAATGAGGAGTTGAGCTTAGTTGTAGGGCATACACTAAGAAGCTGTAGGCTTACTGATGCTGAACTTGCAAAAGCGCTCGTTGAAATCAACCACAAAGAAGGTAACATGGATGCAGTTCTCAACGTGCTTACTGAAATGGCCAAGGATGGCCTCCTTCCAAACAGTGGAAGAAGCACTAACCATGGGATATAA
- the LOC123212704 gene encoding CDPK-related kinase 5-like isoform X1 has translation MGTCASRPPKPNPYAPRDADDYAAPPTPLKDDVSSEKESNSVSSFFPFYSPSPAFFLKKSPAAGATPKGNSTPLRFLRRPLPPPSPAKHIRAVLRRRQSKKAATEAIPEEGEEVIELDKRFGFSKELKSKVEVGDEVGRGHFGYTCSAKYKKGEFKDQQVAVKVIPKSKMTTAIAIEDVRREVKILQALTGHNNLVKFYEAFEDTDNVYVVMELCEGGELLDRILARGGKYSEEDAKAVLVQILNVVAFCHLQGVVHRDLKPENFLYTSKDESSQLKAIDFGLSDFVRPDERLNDIVGSAYYVAPEVLHRSYGTEADVWSIGVIAYILLCGSRPFWARTESGIFRAVLKADPSFDDGPWPSLSSEAKDFVKRLLNKDPRRRMTAAQALSHPWIRSYNNVKVPLDISILKLMKAYMRSSSLRKAALKALSKTLTIDELFYLKQQFALLEPNKNGSITLENIKMALVRNATDAMKDSRIPDFLASLNALQYRKMEFEEFCAAALNVYQLEALDHWEQHARCAYELFEKDGNRAIVINELASELGLGPSIPLHTVLNDWIRHTDGKLSFLGFIKLLHGVSGRTMAKAQ, from the exons ATGGGAACCTGTGCATCGAGGCCTCCCAAACCAAATCCATACGCGCCTCGTGACGCTGATGACTATGCTGCCCCTCCGACGCCTCTGAAGGACGACGTTTCGTCGGAGAAAGAAAGCAATTCAGTATCTTCATTCTTCCCTTTTTACTCTCCCAGTCCTGCTTTCTTCCTCAAGAAGTCTCCGGCGGCGGGCGCCACGCCGAAGGGAAACTCGACGCCCCTCCGCTTCTTGCGACGGCCGCTCCCGCCGCCTTCTCCGGCGAAGCACATTCGAGCGGTGTTGAGGAGACGGCAGTCAAAGAAGGCGGCGACGGAGGCGATTCCGGAGGAGGGGGAGGAAGTGATTGAGCTGGATAAAAGGTTTGGGTTCTCGAAGGAGTTGAAAAGTAAGGTAGAGGTGGGCGATGAAGTTGGAAGAGGGCATTTCGGGTACACTTGTTCTGCTAAGTATAAGAAAGGTGAATTCAAAGACCAGCAAGTCGCAGTCAAAGTCATTCCCAAATCCAAG ATGACAACAGCTATTGCAATTGAGGATGTGAGAAGGGAGGTGAAAATATTGCAAGCCTTGACAGGACATAACAATCTAGTAAAATTCTATGAAGCATTTGAAGACACTGATAATGTCTATGTTGTTATGGA GTTATGTGAGGGAGGGGAGCTTCTAGATAGAATTCTCGCAAG aGGTGGGAAATACTCTGAAGAAGATGCAAAGGCTGTATTGGTACAGATTCTAAATGTTGTTGCTTTTTGCCATCTCCAAGGTGTGGTGCACCGAGATCTTAAACCAGAG AACTTTCTATATACTTCTAAGGATGAGAGCTCTCAGTTGAAAGCCATAGATTTTGGCTTATCTGATTTTGTCAGGCCAG ATGAAAGGCTTAATGATATTGTTGGAAGTGCATATTACGTGGCCCCCGAAGTTCTGCATAGATCTTATGGTACAGAAGCTGATGTGTGGAGTATAGGTGTGATAGCCTATATTCTTCTCTGTGGAAGTCGTCCATTCTGGGCACGGACTGAGTCTGGAATTTTTCGAGCAGTCTTGAAAGCTGATCCAAGCTTTGATGATGGACCATGGCCTTCACTGTCTTCAGAAGCCAAAGACTTTGTCAAGCGCTTACTGAACAAAGACCCACGGAGACGGATGACAGCTGCTCAAGCTTTGA GTCATCCATGGATCCGAAGTTATAATAATGTAAAAGTACCTCTTGATATCTCAATATTGAAGCTCATGAAGGCGTACATGCGGTCATCTTCTTTGCGTAAAGCTGCTTTAAAG GCCTTGTCTAAGACTTTGACTATTGATGAACTTTTCTATTTGAAGCAACAGTTTGCATTGTTAGAGCCAAACAAAAATGGTAGCATAACCTTGGAGAATATAAAGATG GCCCTGGTGAGAAATGCAACAGATGCGATGAAAGACTCTCGCATCCCTGATTTTCTGGCATCC TTAAATGCACTTCAATACAGAAAGATGGAATTTGAAGAATTCTGTGCAGCAGCACTAAATGTCTATCAGCTGGAGGCACTTGATCATTGGGAACAGCATGCACGCTGTGCATATGAGCTTTTTGAGAAGGATGGGAACAGAGCTATTGTTATCAATGAACTTGCTTCA GAACTTGGACTTGGGCCTTCCATACCACTGCATACTGTTCTCAATGACTGGATAAGACACACTGATGGGAAGTTAAGCTTTCTTGGATTTATCAAGCTGTTGCACGGTGTCTCCGGCCGAACTATGGCAAAGGCACAGTga
- the LOC123212704 gene encoding CDPK-related kinase 5-like isoform X2, which translates to MGTCASRPPKPNPYAPRDADDYAAPPTPLKDDVSSEKESNSVSSFFPFYSPSPAFFLKKSPAAGATPKGNSTPLRFLRRPLPPPSPAKHIRAVLRRRQSKKAATEAIPEEGEEVIELDKRFGFSKELKSKVEVGDEVGRGHFGYTCSAKYKKGEFKDQQVAVKVIPKSKMTTAIAIEDVRREVKILQALTGHNNLVKFYEAFEDTDNVYVVMELCEGGELLDRILARGGKYSEEDAKAVLVQILNVVAFCHLQGVVHRDLKPENFLYTSKDESSQLKAIDFGLSDFVRPDERLNDIVGSAYYVAPEVLHRSYGTEADVWSIGVIAYILLCGSRPFWARTESGIFRAVLKADPSFDDGPWPSLSSEAKDFVKRLLNKDPRRRMTAAQALSHPWIRSYNNVKVPLDISILKLMKAYMRSSSLRKAALKALSKTLTIDELFYLKQQFALLEPNKNGSITLENIKMALVRNATDAMKDSRIPDFLASV; encoded by the exons ATGGGAACCTGTGCATCGAGGCCTCCCAAACCAAATCCATACGCGCCTCGTGACGCTGATGACTATGCTGCCCCTCCGACGCCTCTGAAGGACGACGTTTCGTCGGAGAAAGAAAGCAATTCAGTATCTTCATTCTTCCCTTTTTACTCTCCCAGTCCTGCTTTCTTCCTCAAGAAGTCTCCGGCGGCGGGCGCCACGCCGAAGGGAAACTCGACGCCCCTCCGCTTCTTGCGACGGCCGCTCCCGCCGCCTTCTCCGGCGAAGCACATTCGAGCGGTGTTGAGGAGACGGCAGTCAAAGAAGGCGGCGACGGAGGCGATTCCGGAGGAGGGGGAGGAAGTGATTGAGCTGGATAAAAGGTTTGGGTTCTCGAAGGAGTTGAAAAGTAAGGTAGAGGTGGGCGATGAAGTTGGAAGAGGGCATTTCGGGTACACTTGTTCTGCTAAGTATAAGAAAGGTGAATTCAAAGACCAGCAAGTCGCAGTCAAAGTCATTCCCAAATCCAAG ATGACAACAGCTATTGCAATTGAGGATGTGAGAAGGGAGGTGAAAATATTGCAAGCCTTGACAGGACATAACAATCTAGTAAAATTCTATGAAGCATTTGAAGACACTGATAATGTCTATGTTGTTATGGA GTTATGTGAGGGAGGGGAGCTTCTAGATAGAATTCTCGCAAG aGGTGGGAAATACTCTGAAGAAGATGCAAAGGCTGTATTGGTACAGATTCTAAATGTTGTTGCTTTTTGCCATCTCCAAGGTGTGGTGCACCGAGATCTTAAACCAGAG AACTTTCTATATACTTCTAAGGATGAGAGCTCTCAGTTGAAAGCCATAGATTTTGGCTTATCTGATTTTGTCAGGCCAG ATGAAAGGCTTAATGATATTGTTGGAAGTGCATATTACGTGGCCCCCGAAGTTCTGCATAGATCTTATGGTACAGAAGCTGATGTGTGGAGTATAGGTGTGATAGCCTATATTCTTCTCTGTGGAAGTCGTCCATTCTGGGCACGGACTGAGTCTGGAATTTTTCGAGCAGTCTTGAAAGCTGATCCAAGCTTTGATGATGGACCATGGCCTTCACTGTCTTCAGAAGCCAAAGACTTTGTCAAGCGCTTACTGAACAAAGACCCACGGAGACGGATGACAGCTGCTCAAGCTTTGA GTCATCCATGGATCCGAAGTTATAATAATGTAAAAGTACCTCTTGATATCTCAATATTGAAGCTCATGAAGGCGTACATGCGGTCATCTTCTTTGCGTAAAGCTGCTTTAAAG GCCTTGTCTAAGACTTTGACTATTGATGAACTTTTCTATTTGAAGCAACAGTTTGCATTGTTAGAGCCAAACAAAAATGGTAGCATAACCTTGGAGAATATAAAGATG GCCCTGGTGAGAAATGCAACAGATGCGATGAAAGACTCTCGCATCCCTGATTTTCTGGCATCCGTATGA
- the LOC123213534 gene encoding uncharacterized protein LOC123213534 encodes MEMEVVMPIPATDFNFDSNCSSPYMTAPSSPQRFGNFFFSAPTSPSRLPSSLYVDLNNNHSSSSSTKLFNAEHNHNSHDDEDDDFEFNFSGQLEPTSLSADELFDGGKIRPLKPSSTNCESESRTSTDSSKKSKDPEEGNLQQVQQQRGRERISLSTNFSRKGTRSLSPMRVTDIIYEQEDDISPTAKIISSTTDNNNNNNSTKSYAATILSAISFSKSYKKWKFKDLLLFRSASEGRATGPDPLRKYSVLSKNINKEPDDVKNASFRSTDSAGSVSRRRGPVSAHELHYTANRAVSEELKRKTFLPYKQGLLGCLGFNPGVHNIPRGGSLPRG; translated from the coding sequence ATGGAGATGGAGGTGGTGATGCCGATTCCTGCTACTGACTTCAATTTCGACAGTAATTGTTCTTCGCCTTACATGACTGCTCCTTCAAGTCCTCAACGATTTGGCAACTTCTTCTTCAGTGCCCCCACTAGCCCCTCTCGTCTTCCTTCCTCCTTGTATGTTGACCTCAACAACAaccattcttcttcttcttcgacgAAACTCTTCAATGCTGAACATAATCACAACAGCCacgatgatgaagatgatgattttgagtttaACTTCAGCGGTCAACTCGAGCCAACTTCTTTGTCAGCCGATGAACTCTTTGATGGTGGCAAAATTCGACCTCTCAAGCCATCATCAACTAATTGCGAATCTGAATCAAGAACTAGTACGGATTCTTCTAAAAAAAGTAAAGATCCTGAAGAAGGGAATTTGCAGCAAGTACAACAACAACGTGGCAGAGAAAGAATTTCGCTTTCAACTAATTTTTCGCGCAAGGGAACTCGATCTTTGTCTCCTATGAGAGTCACTGACATAATATACGAACAAGAAGATGACATTTCACCAACGGCAAAGATTATTTCTTCCACCACcgataataataacaacaacaactcCACTAAATCTTATGCAGCTACAATCCTCTCAGCCATTTCATTTTCAAAGAGTTACAAAAAGTGGAAGTTCAAGGATCTGTTATTGTTCAGAAGTGCTTCAGAGGGAAGAGCCACAGGCCCGGATCCTCTAAGAAAATATTCTGTTTTGTCCAAGAATATTAACAAAGAACCAGACGATGTAAAAAATGCAAGCTTCCGGTCAACCGATAGCGCCGGTTCTGTTTCCCGGCGGAGAGGGCCGGTGTCGGCTCACGAGTTACATTACACGGCGAACCGAGCTGTGTCGGAGGAGTTGAAGAGGAAGACTTTTTTGCCATACAAGCAAGGCTTGTTGGGGTGCTTGGGGTTCAACCCTGGTGTGCATAACATTCCTAGAGGTGGGTCTTTGCCACGTGGATGA
- the LOC123215024 gene encoding agamous-like MADS-box protein AGL62, whose protein sequence is RRTRKGRQKVEMVKMNNESNLQVTFSKRRSGLFKKASELCTLCGAEVALVVFSPGKKVFSFATLVCETVIDRYLTQSTPPVSGTHQLIEAHRNTTVRELNMQLTQVMSELEAEKKRGEELNQIRKATQVQCWWANPVNELSMPQLQQLKAALEDLKKKVT, encoded by the exons AGAAGAACGCGCAAGGGTCGCCAAAAGGTGGAGATGGTGAAAATGAATAATGAAAGCAATCTCCAGGTAACCTTCTCGAAACGCCGCTCTGGCCTCTTCAAAAAGGCCAGCGAACTTTGCACTCTCTGCGGTGCTGAAGTCGCCCTGGTGGTCTTCTCCCCCGGCAAAAAGGTCTTCTCTTTTGCCACCCTTGTGTGTGAGACGGTCATCGACCGTTATCTCACCCAATCCACCCCTCCGGTCTCCGGCACCCATCAACTCATTGAGGCTCACCGCAACACCACCGTTCGCGAGCTCAACATGCAACTCACccaa GTGATGAGCGAGTTGGAGGCGGAGAAGAAGCGTGGCGAAGAGCTGAATCAGATACGGAAGGCGACTCAGGTGCAGTGCTGGTGGGCGAATCCGGTGAATGAGCTAAGTATGCCGCAGCTTCAGCAGTTGAAGGCGGCGCTGGAGGACCTGAAGAAGAAAGTgacataa